Within Cucumis melo cultivar AY chromosome 4, USDA_Cmelo_AY_1.0, whole genome shotgun sequence, the genomic segment TTAAAAGGTTTAAATACTAATCTTTTATTTACTCtttgtactttttatttttttattttaatttctatattttCAAAAGGTTTATTTTGATCCTTATACTTTTAACTTTGGTTCATTTTTGTTCATATACTTTTGAAATGTTCGTTCCAATTTTTATACTTATTGTTTTGGTTCATTTTGATCCCTATACTTTAAAAGTATTGATTTTTgtccttttatttttaattctggtttatttttgttcttgtaCTTTTAAAAAGTGACCATCTTGATCCCTTCATTTTcgttttcattttcatttaaaaaataattcttttttaagttCGATGATCAGAGTTGAAATTGcaaaatcaaaatgaatatttttagAGTAATGAGACTAAAAAAACCAAACCTAGAAATATAAAAACCAGAATGAACATTTTAAAGATAGAGAGGCCAAAATACTAGGAATAAAGTACTAATTAAACTTATAATTGAATattgaatcaaaatttaaaacatctcaactatataaaaattattgatgaatatatctaaaaaattaaaaaattgatttataGATTAAGAATTAAACATTTTACCtatattaaaatatttctattattttaataatgcCATAAAACGTTGATTCACTCATTCTGTTGATGTCAAGTTTGCAATATATAAATATTGATTGGCATGGGAATTGAATACTAAATCTAAGGACTTTTGAAGTGATTATCTTGTAAGAGTATCAAAAGTGAGTTTGGTAACTCTTCATCAATATGATATAGTTATGAAAATGAGGTTTTTCTTCTACAACAACTTGAGCTTCATAATTTTCCTCTATATTTAATTCCCTAAAAGTATCGATTTATTTGCTTTAAGAGTTCCTTAAATCTTGAAAAGCAACTCAAGAGGTTATTTAATTTTACACACATCCCTAAAAGATGAGATACATATATATCAAATTCATTTTCAACCATATGTTTGAAATATGGCCCATATGGTCAATagttatgtttttctttttctttctttttttttttttctcatttcatAAATTGTTAAttattggtattttttttatttcttaaaggagtaaaaaagaaaaactatttcacatttattattttttaattgaaattaaatttagtaTACAATATAAAAACAACATAACATACATTAATACTATTATAAGAAGTTTACAAGATGTAATGCAATTTAATTCCCAAAGccaaaatattaaaagaaaaaaaaaaggaaatgggGAAATTGATGTTTTCATGTAAGAAACAAAGAAATGTTAAACAAATTAAATGTTGTTAGTAAGGATTAAAAATTCCCACCAACTTAAAAAGGGAAACTTCTTTACTAACATATGTAAAATTTTATGAATTTCTCATTCTGGTTTCCAGTGACTAAAATCGAAACTAGAGATTAGGATGAACCTATTTATTTccaaaaaatagtttttaatataattaaagtaatgtgaaatgaaaattaattagatGCACACCCATCCCCACACCAACATAGCAATGACACacgtgtgtgtatatatagtAATGACACACGTGCGTGTATATATATTGATTCTCCACGATTTAGGTTGAAGttgtaaaataaatactttgatCTCTAAGGTTGTATTTGAAGTTGTAATTTGAAGTTGTAAAATGAATACTTTGATCTCCGAGGTTTAAGCAAGTCAGCAGGTTACCCTATAAAATAGTTAAAGTATACATAAATTGATCCGAATACAatcatatattaaaaaaaagtctCAATTGTTAGttgatttgataaaaaaaatgacTAAGTTGATTTGATAAAAATAGTGACCAAGTTGATTTGACAAAAacataataatttaatattatgatTTCTAGAGAAGTGACCATTTTAATTTCCACTCTCTCCTTTCTAATTTCAGAGAAGATGGAATAGTGACAGCAACAATTGAAACAACGAACGGGCTCCCTAAGTTGGAGGAGATCAAGATGGAAACAAACTTTGAGAACTATTAAAACTTCAAGAACCAACAACTTTAAATCTTATAGACCAAAACTAGTTGTCAAAGTACGATTTAAATTCTCTCAATCTACTATTATACAACAAACAATAGAACTAATCTTAAGGTTTATGATATTAACAGAATTACCTACCAAACGTGTTCAACGTTCTTCATATTTTGTGAATCCAGACACCTTTTAATTTGCTTGATTTTAGAGCATTGAATATAGGTACAAGCATGTcaagttcttttttcttttctttctttctttctttctttttttttttttttttttttggcaagCATCCAACCAACTTACGTGCAGTGGACTATGTCAGGTTATATTTTAGACTACAAAAACATATTTAGTTCCATTTGTAACAATTTCATATACTATTGATTTTTTAACAAATTAGGACTTGTTACAATTTCAAGTAGGGATCAAATTGTTACAAATTTTACTGCACGAGaactaaataattatatgattaTATATGTGTAGTTTCAAAGTTTCAAGGATAGCTTCTGGTGAAAGCGTccaaatttgaatataaaaggaaaaaagaaataatatggATCAATAACATGTGAACTCTCTCTGTACATGAAAAGCCTAGCAAAAGACCATTGGAGGGAAAGTTTGAAGCCTTTGCATATTTACAGATACCATTTACCAACAACAACATGATGTGAAGCCTTGAAACAAATTATATGGTATGAAAATTTCAGTCTACTAAAGAAGATGACGATGATTTACCAGCTTATTGACACTAAACTTCAATGGTTCTTCAACTCTTCCACCGAGCTCCCTTCTTGTACAGCTGCAGCAGGGTCAGAAGTTTGCTTGCCTGCAAAACTGCATCAGAACAGTGGACTTTAAGATGAATGGCACACAATAGTGAAGTGTTTACTACAGTGAATGGTGGAAAGATTGTGCTACACTGACTTGAGAATGTGGGATTCAGGTTCGTTAACATTAGGGGAAGATTGAAATTGAACTGAATGCTGAACGATCAAGCCTGCACCTCCACCAACGGAAGGGGCAGGAGAATCCGATACCATTACCATTGTGCTACCTTTAGCACTCATTCCTGCAAGAAATTTTTACAAACATGAGCTTCAATAATGCTTCATAGCTACCCTCCTTTACTCACAATGTCAATATAAGAGCTTTTTGCAATTCTAGTACATTTGAAGGTTTGCAATTCTAGTACATTTGAAGGTGGTGGTATATCAGGTTTTTACTATCAATGTACTGTTTCTAGTAGTCAAGCCAAAAAAAAAGAGGACAAAGAATAGCACTCAAggaaatataaaaatgagggGCTGGAGGGAATATAAATTTAAGTATCCCATACCTTGAAAGATGATGACTACAAAGAAGAGTAATGTGATGAATAAGGCAGGTAAGCTGCTGTTGAATGAAGATGCTTTCTCTgctttcatcttcttcaaagCTTTTATTCTCTCAACTGTGGCACGTTTTTTCACAGCTAACTCGGCAATCTCTCTAACAAAGATCCTGTCGGCAGCATCCAACGATGGACCTCTCGGAGGTCGTGGTGGCTTGTGAACTTTTCCATTCTTCTTAATCTTCCCTTTCACGTTATTCTTCTCAGCAAAAGCCCCAAATTCTCTCCTCTTTTCTCCATCTGAACTCTCCATCAACAACTCCACATTGTCATCAACACCAAGCTTAACAAGCTTGGTGGAATTGCTACTGGAAGCAAAGGTACCAGTTCGACTTACAGATCTATCAGAGGACAGAAACCCACTCCGAAGCCTGCCAAAGGTTTTTCTGGCATGTCTTTTTGATGTCGAATCAGTTTCACTGCTCAAATCGTCTTCACTGGTATTACCACCACCTTCAAGATCGATTTCAAACTCTCTATCTTTTGTAGCCATACAATCTAAAGCACCCATCTAAAGAGGTTTTACTTTCCATTGCAGCAGGGCATTCATTCTACCAGGATCCTGAATCAAATGGGCCTTCTTTTCTTCTCATCTTCTTAATACTGGAGAATCCTTTTatagaaaaaacaaataaataaataaacccaAAACAACTTTACATCAGTTTTCTATACAGCTCCAAATTGTGCCCATAAACTTTTTGTTCATTCCATTTATTCCCTAAACTTCAGAATTTCAATAACATCCTTGTCCTCCCAAGACTCATGCCATACCAACAACATTGATGAATGTTGCTATGACATGCTCATTATCCATCAATAACTTACCCCATCACACAAACTTAATTAAATTCTTTGTAACAAGCAGTCACATCAATTTTCCATTAATAGTACTGACCATAATGCCTAAATAGAAACATAATATGAAGTTAAAAAGGAGAAGATTAGAGCACATGGTATAACTTCGTGAAGTAAATCTATAATGTAACCTTCTTAATATTTAAGCTTCTCATCACTTTTTTAAGTTTCGTATGATATACGGTTACGTGCACAAATTGAGTCAAATCAAGAGTCACCCCCCCCAACAACAAGGACAACCCTTTTTCAGCTCTCTTCAAAAAATGGCAAATGAAAAGCAGAAATTGAATTAAAGAAAGAGTGAAGGCCTTCCGCTTCATCTGATTTCATTTACTCAAACAACAGAGCATACAATGAAGACACCATACTCGTTAAATGAAGATACACTTGCAGTAACAGGAAAAGGGTTGGGGAATCAACCAGTATTTTCGACTTTCATGGTTGTTTTACCCTTAACGAGAGAAAGAATAACTCACCGACAAACAGTAAATCAATAAGAAGAAGCCATTTCCGCCCCTTTCAGGGTACAATCCATGAAGGGATCGAACAAGAGAGGCGAGAAAGCGATCTGGAGAACAGGAAAGGAGTGATTTGGAGAAGGAAAACGATGAAAGAGAGAGAACCCAGATCGTGAAATGGGAGAAGAAATTTTGAGACAATCGAAATGGGGAGAAAAAATCGGATCTGTAATCGTGAGGTGCGGCGCTTAAAGAGCATTTGTACCTCCTAAAAGTAGTTCATTTTGGTCAATTTCCAATTATTCAATGAATTAACACGAAACATTATTAAGGATACTCTTCATTCATATAACAATGATTCATACAAATGATAACTCTCTAATCAATGGATAAATTATTTTAACAATTGTAATGTTACTCTAACCTTTCAAAATGGTTCTAAACTATTTTATTTGTGTTTGAAAAAGAgtctaatttaaaaaaaaatgagtaattttgaatccttttataaataaaaattcacttcttaaaaatcatttttcttcCCAAATCAATATAAGGAAacttttaaacaaaaactttttgggtTTGGATTTTAGATGAAAAATTATCTCGTTTTTCATTTTAAATCACCAGCACACTCTTTCAAATCTTAACTTTCATCAAACACTTGATAAATTTAACTCTTGATAAATTTTAcattggataattttgaaagaaaattaaagtaCTTTTAAAGCAAATAAGaagttcaaaagtttttttttttttgtaacatGAGACTTAGTTTCTTTCGTAATCGATCTTAAATATATGTTAATTAAAATTCAACTTAGTATATTCCTTCCTGAACTTAAGTTTTCTTAAAGACACAAACTTTCAGACCTTAAAAAGATATAGCAAGTaccttattatttatttttaggtGACAAGTATCTAATCTACTCAATTAGGTTAAATTGACAAAAAGACTAACAAATTTAGATCAAAAATGTGCTGAGTGAAGATTCGAACGGTTGTTTAATCCACTAATCCAGACATTAATTTATGCTTATTAAAAGATAAGACAAAAGTATTAATTGTTTTATAACAATGCTAATCATTTGCTTTGCTTTGAAAAAGGTAACCACGTCGCATTAAAATAAACAGTGCCTTTACTATATTTGTAGTAGGTCCCCCCGACTTAACTAAACAAAAGAACCTTGCATACCATTAGTAAACCAAATACATTAAGAATCACGAGTTCTATAATGTATAATTCAAATTTTCCTATACCAAATTGCCTAAAAAGACATGGTATCCAAATACAGAGAGAATTGATATAGACTGCTCAAGGACCTAATACCAAAATGATTTCAAAATTCCAACCTGTTCTGTCAAATTTTAAGCAAAATCCCTCTCATTTCCACGTCACTGATTTATCCTAATAGGTACAGCATTTGAAAGCTAAGAAATCGAAAATACACAACCTTTTTATCTTGAATTGATATTTTACGATATCATTTGAGAAAATCTAACTATTATCGAGTACAAAGCCAAATCGGAGGAATAAACTCctatttgaattgaaattgaaatagTAATGAAATCTCTTCCTAAACCTACGAATCCCTTggataataaatataaataaaataaaacctgATATTAGTCACAAGAGATTGGAAGAATTAAGCGCTCACACAGTTTTGACCTTCTAGAATCAAACACACATGGAACCTTCAATAATAGAAATACAAATCAACCAAAAGTGTTCAGGTGTTATCCTAGGATTTCCTAGCACCATGaccaaaataaatatatgttcCTCTCCTATCCTCCAAATGAATGTTCCAAAATATATTCCTGTCGTTTCTCCCCATTTGCGTTATATAGATAAAAAGGGAAATAAGAGAATCGAACATACCCAGCGAAGTATCCAATATTTCTTGGTTATGAACATCTTAATAGGTcgttatcaaataaaataactaGAATATGTATTATCCACATAAAATGGTTCTATCCATTGAAAGGCTTCTTCCCTATAAGTTGAAGCCCA encodes:
- the LOC103489909 gene encoding uncharacterized protein LOC103489909 codes for the protein MGALDCMATKDREFEIDLEGGGNTSEDDLSSETDSTSKRHARKTFGRLRSGFLSSDRSVSRTGTFASSSNSTKLVKLGVDDNVELLMESSDGEKRREFGAFAEKNNVKGKIKKNGKVHKPPRPPRGPSLDAADRIFVREIAELAVKKRATVERIKALKKMKAEKASSFNSSLPALFITLLFFVVIIFQGMSAKGSTMVMVSDSPAPSVGGGAGLIVQHSVQFQSSPNVNEPESHILNFAGKQTSDPAAAVQEGSSVEELKNH